A genomic region of Micromonospora sp. NBRC 110009 contains the following coding sequences:
- a CDS encoding AMP-binding protein, producing the protein MIINRFGEVAARQGDRPALLGETHEVSYAELAGAAGGHAAALVAAGARPGHRIALLTPHGTPTVAALLGALAAGCAYVPLDPGFPVDRLRHLLAAAEVDLVGCAAAHRELARELAGDRTVVALDDVPPAPLRPVPIDPDALAYVLFTSGSTGVPKAVGQTHRNLAHVVDNQIGALAVGPGDRLSLLASFSFDAAIPDLYPALLTGAAVVPVDLRRQGLAYAVEQLDRHRVTVLHCTPTVYRFLLDALGERRLDAVRVVLLGGEQATYADAARGRDRFAPDCELVNGYGATEMTFAARYALPLATVDPAATGPLPIGSAFPGYQVDLAPGTGEIVVRSPHLAPGYLNQNSDRFTVDAAGVRAYRTGDLGRRLPGGDLVCLGRLDRQVKVRGHRVELTEIEAVLAAQPGVAGVRAVARDGELLAYARPAVGIRPDGASLRAALAAALPDYALPRAVVVLDEFPLTVTGKVDERALPDPAREVPAGEAPATRTERIVHDIWCAVLGREAVGRTAGFFDSGGQSLLLGQVQQRLADHFGVRLPLLRLFDHPTVAAQAALLDAPPEAVRAPVLPAPAAPATAAREYTGDEIAVVGLAGRFPGAPDVATYWWNLCTGVDSIHDYPDAELAELGIGPGLRADPRHVRAGGRLDGVADFDAEFFSFGADEAARTDPQHRLFLETAWEALEDAGHDPTRFPGLVGVYSATSANRYFLFHLLDNPAVVGEVDPDDWEARLIGRQLTDHLPGQVAYRLGLTGPALAVQSACSSSLVAVCLAAQSLADYQCDLALAGGVTVTWPRHRHTPGGMASPDGRCRAFDEGANGAGFGSGVGVVALRRLADAQADGDRIYAVLPGWAVTNDGPDRAGFAVPGPAGQAAAVANALATAEVAPGEVRLIEGHGSGTPLGDAIEVAALHEVYAGSAPAESCALGSVKTNIGHLDTAAGIAGLIKAVLAVRHGVIPPNLHFTRPHPEIDLTAGPFYVPTKARDWPEGPRRVAGVSAFGLGGTNAHVVVEQPPPAEPGDDPGAGPWLLPVSARTPAALRAALTRLRAHLTGAAPALPEVAATLALGRRAFAHRAAVVATDLPGALAALDVLLDTEARIAGDGGGLRELAADWVAGRDVDWNALHPEGTVRRTGLPTYPFQRQRYWIDPVPKGPR; encoded by the coding sequence ATGATCATCAATCGCTTCGGTGAGGTCGCGGCACGTCAGGGTGATCGTCCGGCGCTACTCGGCGAGACTCACGAGGTCAGCTACGCCGAGCTGGCCGGCGCGGCCGGGGGGCACGCCGCCGCGCTCGTCGCCGCCGGCGCCCGACCCGGCCACCGGATCGCCCTGCTCACCCCGCACGGCACCCCGACCGTCGCGGCGCTGCTCGGCGCCCTCGCCGCCGGCTGCGCGTACGTGCCGCTCGACCCGGGATTCCCGGTCGACCGGCTGCGCCACCTGCTCGCCGCCGCCGAGGTCGACCTCGTCGGCTGCGCCGCCGCGCACCGCGAACTGGCCCGCGAGCTGGCCGGCGACCGCACCGTGGTGGCGCTGGACGACGTGCCGCCCGCGCCGCTGCGGCCGGTCCCGATCGACCCGGACGCGCTCGCGTACGTGCTGTTCACCTCCGGCTCCACCGGGGTGCCCAAGGCGGTCGGGCAGACCCACCGCAACCTCGCGCACGTCGTCGACAACCAGATCGGCGCGCTGGCCGTCGGCCCGGGCGACCGGCTCAGCCTGCTCGCCTCGTTCAGCTTCGACGCCGCCATCCCCGACCTCTACCCGGCGCTGCTCACCGGCGCCGCGGTGGTCCCGGTCGACCTGCGCCGGCAGGGGCTCGCGTACGCCGTCGAGCAGCTCGACCGGCACCGGGTGACGGTGCTGCACTGCACGCCCACCGTCTACCGGTTCCTGCTGGACGCCCTCGGCGAGCGGCGGCTTGACGCCGTCCGGGTGGTCCTGCTCGGCGGCGAGCAGGCCACCTACGCCGACGCGGCCCGCGGCCGGGACCGGTTCGCCCCGGACTGCGAGCTGGTCAACGGCTACGGCGCCACCGAGATGACGTTCGCCGCCCGGTACGCGCTGCCCCTGGCCACCGTGGACCCGGCCGCCACCGGCCCGCTGCCGATCGGCTCCGCGTTCCCGGGCTACCAGGTGGACCTGGCCCCGGGCACCGGCGAGATCGTGGTGCGCAGCCCGCACCTCGCGCCCGGCTACCTCAACCAGAACAGCGACCGGTTCACCGTGGACGCCGCCGGGGTCCGGGCGTACCGCACCGGCGACCTCGGGCGGCGACTGCCCGGCGGGGACCTGGTCTGCCTCGGCCGACTCGACCGCCAGGTCAAGGTGCGCGGGCACCGGGTCGAGCTGACCGAGATCGAGGCGGTGCTCGCCGCCCAGCCCGGCGTGGCCGGGGTCCGGGCCGTCGCCCGCGACGGCGAGCTGCTGGCGTACGCCCGTCCGGCCGTCGGGATCCGGCCGGACGGTGCGTCGCTGCGGGCCGCCCTCGCCGCGGCCCTGCCCGACTACGCGCTGCCCCGCGCGGTGGTGGTGCTCGACGAGTTCCCGCTCACCGTGACCGGCAAGGTGGACGAGCGGGCGCTGCCCGACCCGGCGCGCGAGGTGCCGGCGGGCGAGGCCCCGGCCACCCGGACCGAGCGGATCGTGCACGACATCTGGTGCGCGGTGCTCGGCCGGGAGGCCGTCGGCCGCACCGCCGGCTTCTTCGACTCAGGCGGCCAGTCCCTGCTGCTGGGCCAGGTCCAGCAGCGGCTGGCCGACCACTTCGGAGTGCGGCTGCCCCTGCTGCGCCTCTTCGACCACCCCACGGTGGCCGCCCAGGCGGCGCTGCTCGACGCCCCGCCCGAGGCGGTCCGCGCGCCGGTGCTGCCCGCGCCGGCCGCGCCGGCCACCGCCGCCCGGGAGTACACCGGCGACGAGATCGCCGTGGTCGGCCTCGCCGGCCGCTTCCCCGGCGCGCCCGACGTGGCCACCTACTGGTGGAACCTCTGCACCGGCGTCGACTCGATCCACGACTACCCGGACGCCGAACTGGCCGAACTCGGCATCGGGCCGGGGCTGCGAGCCGACCCCCGCCACGTGCGGGCCGGCGGTCGACTCGACGGGGTGGCCGACTTCGACGCCGAGTTCTTCTCCTTCGGCGCCGACGAGGCCGCCCGGACCGACCCCCAGCACCGGCTCTTCCTGGAGACCGCCTGGGAGGCCCTGGAGGACGCCGGCCACGATCCCACCCGGTTCCCCGGCCTGGTCGGCGTCTACTCGGCCACCTCCGCCAACCGGTACTTCCTGTTCCACCTCCTCGACAACCCGGCCGTGGTCGGCGAGGTGGACCCGGACGACTGGGAGGCCCGGCTGATCGGCCGGCAGCTCACCGACCACCTGCCCGGGCAGGTCGCGTACCGGCTGGGGCTGACCGGGCCGGCCCTGGCGGTGCAGAGCGCCTGCTCCAGCTCGCTGGTCGCGGTCTGCCTCGCCGCGCAGAGCCTCGCCGACTACCAGTGCGACCTGGCCCTCGCCGGCGGCGTCACCGTCACCTGGCCCCGGCACCGGCACACCCCCGGCGGGATGGCCTCCCCGGACGGCCGCTGCCGCGCCTTCGACGAGGGCGCCAACGGGGCCGGATTCGGCTCCGGAGTCGGCGTGGTGGCGCTGCGCCGGCTCGCCGACGCCCAGGCCGACGGGGACCGGATCTACGCCGTCCTGCCCGGCTGGGCGGTCACCAACGACGGCCCGGACCGGGCCGGCTTCGCCGTACCCGGCCCGGCCGGTCAGGCCGCCGCGGTGGCCAACGCCCTGGCCACCGCCGAGGTCGCCCCCGGCGAGGTCCGCCTCATCGAGGGCCATGGCAGCGGCACGCCGCTCGGTGACGCCATCGAGGTGGCCGCGCTGCACGAGGTGTACGCCGGGTCCGCCCCGGCCGAGTCCTGCGCGCTCGGCTCGGTGAAGACGAACATCGGCCACCTCGACACCGCCGCCGGCATCGCCGGGCTGATCAAGGCGGTGCTCGCCGTGCGGCACGGCGTGATCCCGCCGAACCTGCACTTCACCCGCCCGCACCCGGAGATCGACCTGACCGCCGGCCCGTTCTACGTGCCCACCAAGGCGCGGGACTGGCCGGAGGGGCCGCGCCGGGTGGCCGGGGTGAGCGCCTTCGGGCTCGGCGGCACCAACGCGCACGTGGTGGTGGAGCAGCCCCCGCCGGCCGAACCGGGTGACGACCCGGGTGCCGGGCCGTGGCTGCTGCCGGTCTCCGCGCGTACCCCGGCGGCGCTGCGGGCCGCGTTGACCCGGCTGCGGGCCCACCTGACCGGCGCCGCCCCGGCGCTGCCCGAGGTGGCCGCCACCCTGGCGCTGGGCCGGCGGGCGTTCGCCCACCGGGCCGCCGTGGTCGCCACCGACCTGCCCGGCGCGCTCGCCGCGCTGGACGTGCTGCTCGACACCGAAGCCCGGATCGCCGGGGACGGTGGCGGGCTCCGCGAACTGGCCGCCGACTGGGTGGCCGGGCGGGACGTCGACTGGAATGCCCTGCACCCCGAGGGCACGGTCCGCCGCACCGGACTGCCCACCTATCCGTTCCAGCGCCAGCGGTACTGGATCGACCCCGTCCCGAAAGGCCCGCGTTGA
- a CDS encoding DUF2267 domain-containing protein, giving the protein MRFPRFVEAVAGRAELPTELAATISRAVLQTLAERVSGGESADLAAQLPDDLSGYLTAPAEGATTGGVVTFLHRVADRAAVDPAVAEVGTRAVLDTLRETVTVDEFQDLVAQLPKGFDAMVDPIPRPPYDR; this is encoded by the coding sequence GTGCGGTTTCCCCGATTCGTCGAGGCGGTGGCCGGCCGCGCCGAGCTGCCCACGGAGCTGGCCGCCACGATCTCCCGCGCCGTGCTGCAGACCCTGGCCGAGCGGGTGAGCGGCGGCGAGTCGGCCGACCTGGCCGCGCAGCTGCCCGACGACCTGAGCGGTTACCTGACCGCCCCGGCCGAGGGCGCGACGACCGGGGGAGTCGTCACCTTCCTGCACCGGGTCGCCGACCGGGCGGCGGTGGACCCGGCGGTCGCCGAGGTCGGCACCCGCGCGGTGCTCGACACGCTGCGGGAGACGGTCACCGTCGACGAGTTCCAGGATCTGGTGGCGCAGTTGCCGAAGGGGTTCGACGCGATGGTGGATCCGATTCCCCGGCCACCGTACGATCGCTGA
- a CDS encoding MFS transporter: MTVTTAALWRHATFRRLWLSDAVSTLGTHVTTVALPLAALTVLGAGSTGVAALTAATTLPYLLLGIPAGAIVDRLPRRAVLVAADVARALLLASVPLAWAAGLLSLTQLVTVALLTGCATVLFDVAYFAAVPAVVPAGRLADANARLEATRAVGQTAGPGLAGVLVGALGAPVALLVDVASFVVSALFLAGTPRLARSSAPGAGGMWRDAVGGIRFVFRDPVVRALTLCSGLTNVWHAGFLAMLLVYAVRGLHLPAATVGLLVAAANVGYLLGAAVAGRARARLGVGRAVTAAAVLQAGAALVLVPHPLGVAAGLAVNAFASGLYNVNAVSLRQAATPPAMLSRMTATSRFVIWGAMPLGAALGGALTALAGAPAYLALAALGMAAAALVTRCSPVWRTRDFPTPQDLPAPAEPAVPAGR, from the coding sequence ATGACCGTCACCACCGCCGCCCTCTGGCGGCACGCCACCTTCCGCCGGCTCTGGCTCTCCGACGCCGTCAGCACCCTCGGCACCCACGTCACCACCGTGGCGCTGCCCCTCGCCGCGCTGACCGTGCTCGGCGCCGGGTCGACCGGGGTGGCCGCGCTGACCGCCGCGACCACCCTGCCCTACCTGCTGCTCGGCATTCCCGCCGGGGCGATCGTGGACCGGCTGCCCCGCCGCGCGGTGCTCGTCGCCGCCGACGTGGCCCGCGCCCTGCTGCTGGCCAGCGTGCCCCTCGCCTGGGCGGCCGGGCTGCTGAGCCTCACCCAGCTGGTGACGGTGGCGCTGCTCACCGGCTGCGCCACCGTCCTGTTCGACGTGGCGTACTTCGCCGCGGTGCCGGCGGTGGTGCCGGCCGGCCGGCTCGCCGACGCCAATGCCCGGCTGGAGGCGACCCGGGCGGTCGGCCAGACCGCCGGTCCCGGCCTGGCCGGCGTGCTGGTCGGGGCGCTCGGCGCGCCGGTCGCGCTGCTGGTCGACGTGGCCAGCTTCGTGGTCTCGGCCCTCTTCCTCGCCGGTACGCCCCGGCTGGCGCGCTCCTCGGCGCCGGGCGCCGGCGGGATGTGGCGGGACGCCGTCGGCGGGATCCGCTTCGTGTTCCGCGACCCGGTGGTCCGGGCCCTCACCCTCTGCTCCGGGCTGACCAACGTCTGGCACGCCGGCTTCCTGGCCATGCTGCTGGTGTACGCGGTCCGCGGGCTGCACCTGCCGGCCGCCACGGTCGGCCTGCTGGTCGCCGCCGCCAACGTCGGCTACCTGCTCGGCGCGGCGGTGGCCGGGCGGGCCCGCGCCCGGCTCGGCGTCGGGCGGGCGGTCACCGCGGCGGCCGTGCTCCAGGCCGGCGCCGCGCTGGTGCTCGTGCCGCACCCGCTCGGCGTCGCCGCCGGTCTGGCCGTGAACGCGTTCGCCAGCGGGCTCTACAACGTCAACGCGGTCAGCCTCCGGCAGGCCGCCACACCCCCGGCGATGCTGTCCCGGATGACCGCCACCAGCCGGTTCGTCATCTGGGGCGCGATGCCGCTCGGGGCCGCCCTCGGCGGGGCGCTCACCGCGCTGGCGGGGGCTCCGGCCTACCTGGCGCTGGCCGCGCTGGGGATGGCCGCGGCGGCGCTGGTCACCCGCTGCTCGCCGGTCTGGCGTACCCGGGACTTCCCGACCCCGCAGGACCTGCCCGCACCGGCCGAGCCCGCGGTGCCCGCCGGGCGGTGA